In the Leptotrichia sp. oral taxon 223 genome, TGATTTAAACCCTTCATCAGATACTCCTACACATATTGAACTTTATAAAAAGTTTCCTTCAATAGGAGGAATTGTTCATACTCATTCAACAAATGCCACAATATGGGCTCAAAGTAGAAGAGACATACCTGCCTACGGAACAACAAATGCTGACTATTTTTATGGTTCAGTACCTTGTACAAGAAAAATGACGCCTGAAGAAATTGCCGGCGAATATGAAAAGGAAACAGGGACAGTGATTATAGAAACTTTTGAAAAAAGGAAACTAAACCCTCAGTATATTCCAGGAGTTCTTGTAAATAGTCACGGACCTTTCACTTGGGGGAAAAACCCTGATGAAGCTGTCTACAATTCAGTTGTTCTGGAAGAAGTTGCAAAAATGGCAATGTTTACTGAAATAGTAAATAAAGACATCAAACCAATGCAACAGGAATTACTGGACAAACATTTTTTGAGAAAACATGGGGCTAATGCCTATTACGGACAAAAGAAAAAATAAACTATAAAACTGCATTTATTATACAGTAAGGTTTCAGCAGTTCACAAAATCATAAAATTATGATATTATATTATGTACAATAAATTAATAAGGTGAAGAAATGGCTGAAAATGACAGTATAAAAACTAACTCCAATCTTGTGGAAGCATTAGGATACTATATAAAAAATAAAAGACTGCAAAAAAAGATAGGACTAAGAGAAATGGCAGAAATGCTAAAAATCAGTCCGGCTTATTTATCCAATCTGGAATCAGGCAAACATAATATGACAAACCCTCTTTTACTCAAAAAAATTGCCAAAATTTTGAAGATAGATCATCTTACACTGTTTAAAATAATAGGCTATACAGATAAAGATATGTCAGATTTGAAAAAAGAGCTGACTAATGAGATAATCGAGGAGTTTTCTGATATAAATATTGGAGAAATAATCAGAAATCTGATGGAGATGAGTTCAGAAAAGATAGAGTTAGTTAAGCAGTATATAGAACTGTTAAACAAGTAGATACTGCTTTTTTTAAAAATAAAGAGAGTTCCCAGTTTTATGGCCGCTCTCTTTTTAATATTAATTTTAGGAGGCTTTTATGAGAATTGAAGATTTGAAAAAAAAGGCAAAAACATTGAGAAAAGACATTATTGAAATGATTTACAGGGCAAAATCAGGACATCCAGGAGGTTCACTTTCGATTGCTGATATTCTGGCTGTGCTTTACTGGAAGGAAATGAACATTGACCCAGAAAATCCAAAAATGGAAAACAGGGATAGATTAGTTCTTAGTAAAGGGCATGCTGCTCCTGCACTGTATGCGGCTTTGATTGAAAAAGGATTTTTAGGAGATGAAGGAAAGAATCTTATTCCAACACTTAGAAAATGGCACTCTCCGCTTCAGGGGCATCCTGATATGAAAAAGCTGGCTGGAGTTGAAATGTCAACAGGTTCACTTGGACAAGGACTATCTGCAGCAAACGGAATGGCTTTAAGTGCAAAAATTTACAATAACGATTACAGAGTTTATACAATCTTAGGAGATGGAGAATTGCAGGAAGGGCAAGTTTGGGAAGCGGCTATGACAGCTGCACATTACAAGCTTGACAATTTAGTTGCGATAGTTGACTATAACAACTTGCAGATTGACGGAAAAGTTTCGGATGTAATGGATGTCGCTCCAGTTGGAGAAAAATTCAAGGCTTTCAAATGGAATGTAATTGAGATTGATGGACACAATTATGAAGAAATCATAAATGCTTTTGAGACAGCAAGAACTGTGAAAGGACAGCCAACAGTAATAGTTGCAAACACTGTAAAAGGAAAAGGTGTTTCATTTATGGAAAATAATGCAGGATTCCATGGAGCCGCTCCAAGTGATGAAGAATACAATAAGGCAATGGAAGAGTTGATCTAAGATTGAAATTACTAGGCTTGCTCGGAAACTATACATATTTAAGATTTGATAAAATAAGTGTTCTGAAGCAAGGGGTCTTGACACCTTGTGTAAATAAAAGAACTCATGTTATCGAACAGGTCTACTGTGTAAACAGGAATTATAAACTTTTAGAAAAGACCAAATATCAATATAAAAATAGGAGAATATGAGAATGGAAAAAAAATCAACTAGAGTAGCTTATGGAGAAGCGTTAGTTAAATTGGGAAAAGTAAATAAAGATGTGGTAGTGCTGGAAGCAGACTTGTCAAAGTCAACAATGACTGCATATTTTAAAAAAGAGTTTCCAGAAAGACATATAAATGTCGGGATTGCAGAAGCTGATATGATTGGAACAGCGGCAGGTATTGCAACGACTGGGAAAATACCGTTTGCCTCAACTTTTGCACATTTTGCGGCAGGACGTGCATTTGATCAGATTAGAAACTCGGTGGCATATCCGCAGTTAAATGTTAAGATTTGTCCAACTCATGCAGGAGTTTCGCTGGGAGAGGATGGAGGTTCGCACCAGTCAGTTGAGGATATGGCTTTGATGCGTGCAATTCCAGGAATGGTGGTGCTATCGCCAGCAGATGCGGTTGAAACAGAAAAAATGATTTTTGCAGCAGCCGAATACAAAGGGCCTGTTTACGTAAGATTGGGAAGACTGAATATTCCAGTATTATTTGATGAAAACTATAAATTTGAAATAGGGAAAGCCGCAACTTTGACAGAAGGAAACGATGTGGCAATTTTAGCGACAGGACTTATGGTTTCAGAAGCTCTTGAGGCGGCGAAATTACTGGAAGAAAAAGGTGTAAAGGCAAGAGTGGTTAATGTTTCTACGATAAAGCCGCTAGATAAAGAAACAGTTCTAAAAGCTGCAAAAGAATGTAAATTTATTGTAACAAGTGAAGAACATTCTGTAATTGGAGGACTTGGAAGCGCAGTTTCAGAATACTTGTCAGAAGTTCACCCTACAAAAGTGATAAAACACGGAATACAGGATATTTTTGGACAAAGTGCAGATGGAGAAACTATGCTTACGAATTATGGGCTTAGAGCGAAGGATATTATAGAAATAGTACTAAATAATTTAAAATAGTAAATAAGTGAGCAATGATAGAAAAGCCATACTAATTTTCATAATGAGGAGAATAGGTATGGCTTTACTTGAAAGGAGAGGTATTTTTATGGATTTGAAAAATATGATAAGCGGAACTGACATTCGGGGAATAGTTTCAAAATATGAGGACAAAGACATCAATTTATCTGAAAAGGAAGTTGAATTCATAGCAAAAGGGTTTGGGCTTTGGATAACTGAAAAATGCGATGAAACCGCAAAGGCTGAAAACAGAAAGGTTAAAGTGGCAGTTGGATACGATGCAAGGCATACAGGACCTAAATTTTCAGAAGTTATAAGAAAAACCTTGGTGGAAATGGGAATTGATGTATACGACTGTGGAATGTCGATAACACCGTCGCTTTTTATGGCTACGATATTTGAGGATTATAAAGCTGATGGCGCAATGATGATAACTGCAAGCCATTTGCCAAGCTACTACAACGGGATTAAATTCTTTACAAAAAACGGAGGACTTCAAAAAAGCGATGTTGCTGAATTTCTGGAAATGGCCGAAAAACAAGAAAAAATTTTGATTAAAGAAGAAAAAGGTGTAGAAATTGTAAAAAATTTGGCAGATGACTATGCTTCATATATATGCGAACTGATAAAAAATAAAATTGGGAAAGGGAATAAACCTCTAAAAAACTTACGGATAGTGATAGATGCAGGAAATGGGGCTGCGGGATTTTTTGCTGAAAAGGTAATAGAGGTTCTAGGCGGAGATACGACTGGAAGCCAGTTTTTAAATCCTGATGGCGACTTTCCAAATCACATTCCAAATCCTGAAGCAAAAGAAGCGATAGAATCAATAAAAAAAGCTGTTCTTGATAACAATGCAGATTTTGGAATAATATTTGATGCGGATGGGGACAGAAGCGCCTTTATAGACAAGAATGGCCGTGAAATTAACAGAAACAAGCTTATTGCGCTGCTTAGTGAAATATTGTTAAAAAAGCATTCCGGCGGGATAATTGTGACGGATTCGGTTACATCGGCAGGGCTAAAGGAGTTTATAGAAAGCCGTGGAGGTATTCACCACAGATTCCAGAGAGGATATAAGAACGTTATAAATGAAGCCATAAGACTGAACGGCGAAGGGAAATACTCCCCTCTTGCGATAGAAACGTCAGGACATTCGGCATTTAAAGAAAACTATTTTCTTGATGACGGAGCATACATGGCTGCAAGGCTTTTGATTCAGCTTGTGGAGAGCAGAGAAAAAGGCATTGAATTTACAGATGTTCTAAATGAGCTGTCTGAGCCTGCTGAGGAAATAGAAATAAGAATTCCTATAAAGGGTAAAGATTTTAGAGTTTGTGGAGAAAAAATCGTGGAAAACTTTAGGGAATATGCTGGAAAAAAAGAAGGTTGGAGCTTAGAAATGCCTAACTATGAAGGTGTAAGAGTAAATGTGGGGCAGAAAAGCTGGTTTTTAATCAGATTGTCACTGCATGAACCACTTTTGTGCGTTAATATAGAAACGGAAAAAGAAGGAATGGGAAATGATATTTTAGAAGAATTGAAATATTATTTTAAAAAATATGAAAAAATGGAAATTTAAAAAAAAATAAAAAATTTAAAAAAGGTATTGATAAAATATATAAATGTGGTAAAATATAGAAGGGTTTATTACCCGCTCTAACTAAAATTAGCTAAAATTCTTTAGCAGAAAAAACTGGATTCAATTCAGTTTTTTTTCTTTTCTTGTTATTTTTTTGAAAATTTGAAAAAGAAAATTGAAAAATGGCTGTTAAAATGTTAAAATTAGATATGAAAAAATAAATTTGGAAAGGAGCGGTATTTAATTTTAAATATCGGATAAATAATTATGAACATAGTGTTATTTGGAGCGCCGGGAGCAGGGAAAGGAACTCAGGCAAAGGAATTGATTCAAAAATATAAAATTCCTCAAATTTCAACAGGAGATATTTTAAGAGCGGCAATTACAAATAAGACTCCGCTAGGATTGGAAGCAAAAAAATTGATGGATGAAGGGAAATTAGTTTCTGATGACATCGTAAATGGACTTGTGGAAGCAAGATTGCAGGAAGATGACTGTAAAAAAGGGTTTATTCTGGATGGATTTCCAAGAACTGTGGCTCAAGCCGAGGAACTTGACAAAATTTTGGCAAAATCAAACAGAAAAATTGAAAAAGTTGTTGCGCTTGAAGTTAGTGATGAAGAAATTATTGAAAGAATCACAGGAAGAAGAGTGTCGAAAAAAACTGGTAAAATTTATCATATAAAATACAATCCGCCAGTTGACGAAAATCCAGAAGATCTGGAGCAAAGGGCAGACGATAATGAAGAAACAGTGAAAAAACGTTTGGCAGTTTATAACGAGCAGACAGCGCCAGTATTGGACTTTTACAAAAAACAGAATAAAGTTTACAGTGTAGACGGTGCAAAAAAACTGGAAGAAATTACAAAAGATATAATTAATATTTTGGAAAAATAGGAAATGAATTTGGATCAATAAAATGATTTTAAATTGCTATCACTATAAAAAATAAA is a window encoding:
- the araD gene encoding L-ribulose-5-phosphate 4-epimerase yields the protein MLEKLKEQVFKANLELPKKGLVLFTWGNVSGIDRGKNLIVIKPSGVDYETMKVEDMVVVDLDGNVVEGDLNPSSDTPTHIELYKKFPSIGGIVHTHSTNATIWAQSRRDIPAYGTTNADYFYGSVPCTRKMTPEEIAGEYEKETGTVIIETFEKRKLNPQYIPGVLVNSHGPFTWGKNPDEAVYNSVVLEEVAKMAMFTEIVNKDIKPMQQELLDKHFLRKHGANAYYGQKKK
- a CDS encoding helix-turn-helix domain-containing protein; the encoded protein is MAENDSIKTNSNLVEALGYYIKNKRLQKKIGLREMAEMLKISPAYLSNLESGKHNMTNPLLLKKIAKILKIDHLTLFKIIGYTDKDMSDLKKELTNEIIEEFSDINIGEIIRNLMEMSSEKIELVKQYIELLNK
- a CDS encoding transketolase, which codes for MRIEDLKKKAKTLRKDIIEMIYRAKSGHPGGSLSIADILAVLYWKEMNIDPENPKMENRDRLVLSKGHAAPALYAALIEKGFLGDEGKNLIPTLRKWHSPLQGHPDMKKLAGVEMSTGSLGQGLSAANGMALSAKIYNNDYRVYTILGDGELQEGQVWEAAMTAAHYKLDNLVAIVDYNNLQIDGKVSDVMDVAPVGEKFKAFKWNVIEIDGHNYEEIINAFETARTVKGQPTVIVANTVKGKGVSFMENNAGFHGAAPSDEEYNKAMEELI
- a CDS encoding transketolase family protein; the encoded protein is MEKKSTRVAYGEALVKLGKVNKDVVVLEADLSKSTMTAYFKKEFPERHINVGIAEADMIGTAAGIATTGKIPFASTFAHFAAGRAFDQIRNSVAYPQLNVKICPTHAGVSLGEDGGSHQSVEDMALMRAIPGMVVLSPADAVETEKMIFAAAEYKGPVYVRLGRLNIPVLFDENYKFEIGKAATLTEGNDVAILATGLMVSEALEAAKLLEEKGVKARVVNVSTIKPLDKETVLKAAKECKFIVTSEEHSVIGGLGSAVSEYLSEVHPTKVIKHGIQDIFGQSADGETMLTNYGLRAKDIIEIVLNNLK
- a CDS encoding phosphomannomutase/phosphoglucomutase is translated as MALLERRGIFMDLKNMISGTDIRGIVSKYEDKDINLSEKEVEFIAKGFGLWITEKCDETAKAENRKVKVAVGYDARHTGPKFSEVIRKTLVEMGIDVYDCGMSITPSLFMATIFEDYKADGAMMITASHLPSYYNGIKFFTKNGGLQKSDVAEFLEMAEKQEKILIKEEKGVEIVKNLADDYASYICELIKNKIGKGNKPLKNLRIVIDAGNGAAGFFAEKVIEVLGGDTTGSQFLNPDGDFPNHIPNPEAKEAIESIKKAVLDNNADFGIIFDADGDRSAFIDKNGREINRNKLIALLSEILLKKHSGGIIVTDSVTSAGLKEFIESRGGIHHRFQRGYKNVINEAIRLNGEGKYSPLAIETSGHSAFKENYFLDDGAYMAARLLIQLVESREKGIEFTDVLNELSEPAEEIEIRIPIKGKDFRVCGEKIVENFREYAGKKEGWSLEMPNYEGVRVNVGQKSWFLIRLSLHEPLLCVNIETEKEGMGNDILEELKYYFKKYEKMEI
- a CDS encoding adenylate kinase yields the protein MNIVLFGAPGAGKGTQAKELIQKYKIPQISTGDILRAAITNKTPLGLEAKKLMDEGKLVSDDIVNGLVEARLQEDDCKKGFILDGFPRTVAQAEELDKILAKSNRKIEKVVALEVSDEEIIERITGRRVSKKTGKIYHIKYNPPVDENPEDLEQRADDNEETVKKRLAVYNEQTAPVLDFYKKQNKVYSVDGAKKLEEITKDIINILEK